agggagaggaggatggGAGAGAACAGGCATGCCAGCTCCCCCAGGAGGAGCCCCCCAAGAGGGGGTTATgttcacactcacacacacactcacactctctctcacacacatacatgcacgcacacaccCGGCTGATTAGATCTGAACTCAAGACAGctacctttgttttcttctcGCTGATTTGCTTCAGCGTTTTTACCCAGTGTATCAAGAATTCCTCAAGCCAAGTTTCAGTCTCCCATTGAAATCTTCTGGAAAAACACGGTCACATCCTTGTTCTTATCCCACTTCTCTTTCATCTTCTTGGCTCCAGGATAAAGCACTGTCCACTTTCTGTTGTTTGGGTCAAAGAGGAGAAACCTCTGTCCATTGAAGAGGAACTGCCAAGGTCCTCTGCTGTGTCCATGGGCTTCGTGCTACCAAGACATCCAGGCCTGCAGAATGAGGGGCTCTGCCCTATTGGAAAGAGATCAGCTCTGATCTTGACAAATCCTGAGCCCCACCCTGCTTCCTTTCCTGGCTCCTGGACTTGCTCTCTCTGCTGCATCCTGCCCATGcttctcagcctcttgggtaACACAAacttctggtttattttttacatgaaaCCAATAAATACTGCCAAGTTACTATCCTGTCTGCTCCCTGCTGTCCTGGACAATTTTAACTTACCACTGGGTATTCAATTCTCCACTCAAATGTCAGGCAGTTGCTCTTTGAGGAAATCCACCACGTCTCTTAGGGTTTCAGTCTGTTCTTCCCAGGCTTTTGTGATATTGACTTTCTTCCCCAGAGAAGCAAAGGCTTTGGCCTTATGGTTAACAGAGTCACAGTGAAGAAAAGGCTTTTTATCCACCTGCCCTTGAACTTCACACCACTGTGGTTCAGGTCTGAACTTAGGAGTGATGGTGAAGTCATAGCAAAGACAGTGTGTGTCTGTGGAAGAAAAACACAGGAGGGGGTTGGTGTGGGGGGAAGTGGAACCTGAGACCCCTCCTCTTCCTTGTGGTGACTGCAAGTGAAGGCCTCTGAGGGGCTGGGCTGGCAGAGCAAGATGTGCCCCAGCCAGGACTGTCATGTCAACTAGTTAAAGACTAGAGCGTCTCCCTTATGTGAGTTCAAGACGAGGATGCTCTCTGCAGCCAAAAAAACACATGTCCCCCCAAGACATATCCCACCTGGGCTCTGCCCACATCAGTCAGCACATGACCCTGTCATTGGAGGTGCCAGGCCTACTGTGGCAGGAAAAGGCCTCGATGAGGATGACCTTTGGCAGCAGCCTCTATGGACTGCGGGAGGTGGGAGAAG
Above is a genomic segment from Piliocolobus tephrosceles isolate RC106 chromosome 5, ASM277652v3, whole genome shotgun sequence containing:
- the ULBP1 gene encoding LOW QUALITY PROTEIN: UL16-binding protein 1 (The sequence of the model RefSeq protein was modified relative to this genomic sequence to represent the inferred CDS: inserted 2 bases in 1 codon; substituted 3 bases at 3 genomic stop codons), which produces MGSSEAVVVTALRWLEAPCLPGPRIKGEPLLNDTHCLCYDFTITPKFRPEPQWCEVQGQVDKKPFLHCDSVNHKAKAFASLGKKVNITKAWEEQTETLRDVVDFLKEQLPDIXVENXIPSEPLILQAWMSWXHEAHGHSRGPWQFLFNGQRFLLFDPNNRKWTVLYPGAKKMKEKWDKNKDVTVFFQKISMGDXETWLEEFLIHWVKTLKQISEKKTKKSNQIPSNDSPEIEILPSPALGHDLLFHHCRRLIPVVTPPTHN